A region of the Pseudomonadota bacterium genome:
AGAGACCCTTACGTTTAGTTGCCGACCGGCAGCCTCTGCGCCCGATTTTGCGATAGTCCAGAACGAAGCCACGCCGTTTGTAATATAGGCGATACGGGGCAGCCCTGACCGATCTGAACTCTTACATGCAGTCAGGCTTATAGCCGTGCCAAATAGAGCCGCAACGGCTACTGCTGAGATAAGGGTTAATAATTTCCGCATGATGCGGATTATGTGCCATTTACATTAAAAAGTCAGGGGGGTGTTTCTTACCTAAGGGCCCGCTTTAAAAACGCAGGCAGAGGCAATTTATCTAGGAAACTGGAACCGCCTACCGATCTGACCGGAGGAAAATAGGCCGCATCTGGAAGTGCTGGAGAGCTATGCCTTGAAACTGGCAGGATCGACGGCACGGATGGTAGCGAGGCTGGCACTATTTGCGGCTGCGTCTGGTTCTGCGTTTGTGTCGTACTTGCGAGTATGGTTGGCAGGAGTCCGAGCGCCTGCGGCTTTACTATTGCAAAGATCGCCACTATCCAGAAAGCCAGCGCAATAAGGGGGATAAACATCCGCCAAACCGATCGGATAAATCCGAATACAACGCCCGCCGTTACCAGGAGGCCGAACCGTGCACGCCATTCAGGAATAGCCTGTTCAAGAGCGGCAGGGGCCAGCATGCTACCGATAGCGATTACTCCACACGCCAGAAGCGCCATCCCTAACGGTCCCGATAGGCCAGGACGATAGAACGGACGCATTCCGTAAGAGCCGTAATTTCTCATAGAGTTTGGTATCATAGGCACCTCATATTAAGTATCTATGTTGTGCCAGATAGTTCTAACGAAACGATCACAGAACGGTACGGATAGTTTAACTATTCACCCCTTCAGGGGTTAGTACAGAGTATCTACGTGAGCGATCGCTCTTAGTGATGCTGAATAGCTCCAATACTGTAGATGAGCGCCCTAAAAACCACCCCAAAACGAGGGTGGGGTGGGCTTATTACTGGTGCGCTTCGAACCAGACGATTGTTGCGGGGTCGCCATAGCCGTTGGAGTTGGAGTTGGAGTTTTGATTCGTGTTGGACTGGAGGTAGAGGTTGGTTGCGGGGTTCTTGTTGCTGTTCTTGTTGGTGTTGGTGTTCTTGTTGGTGTTAGTGTTGGTGTTCTTGTTGCTGTTCTTGTTGGTGTTGGTGTTCTTGTTGCTGTTCTTGTTGCTGTTGCTGTTGCTGTTCTTGTTGGTGTTGCGGTTGGTGTTGCTGTTCTTGTTGGGCGCGGGGTAAAGGTTTGGGTTGGAAGGAGGGTTGGCGTTGAGGTCATAGTTGGTGTTGGAGTTGATGTTGGAGTAGGAGTTGCCGTTGATGTTGAAGTAATAGTTGCAGTTCTAGTTGGAGTTGGTGTGCTGGTTGGTGCCGCAGTTGGTATAATAGTCGGTGCCGTGGTGGGAGAGGGCGCAGATGTAGGCACAGGTGAGGCTGTTATGTCAGTAGTCGGAGTAGGGGTCGGAGTCGGGGTTGGAGTGCTCGTGTCTGCAGGTGGGGTGGTCTGCGTCGCTGTTGGTGAGGTAGTTGGGGTTAGGGAGCTGTTGCAAAGGGCGCTAGCGGCAGCGACAACCCCAGCCGCATTAGCGATCGCGGAGGTAGCAACCTTGCCGCTTAAGGCCGGCGTTACAGTACCTGAATTAAGCAAGATATCTTTAAGCCCTCCAACCGAGAATCTGTTCGGGCACATCGACTGCGCCAACACTAAAAGCCCCGTGATCTGTGGTGCGGCCATCGATGTGCCGCTTAGGGTTGAGTAGGAGTTGGTGGGTACGGTTGAGATAATGCTCTCGCCCGGTGCCGAGATATCAACCGTGCTCGCTCCATAGTTAGAGAAGTACGAGAGGTTTCCGGCAGAGTTATTTGAAGCGACGGAGATTACATTGTTTGACGAGTAGCATGCTGGGTACGAGGGGGTTGTATCTGTATTCTGCGCAGCGTTCCCGGCTGCTGCTACAAACATGATGCCAGCATTCCCAGCATCCGCAATGGCGCTGGCAAGTACTGAATTATATGAACCTCCACCCCATGAATTATTACTGGCGATAAGATTTACGCCCCTATTTCTCAACATCGTTCCGTAGTT
Encoded here:
- a CDS encoding S8 family peptidase, with amino-acid sequence MNLKPFRPILSILIALFTLAPILAVAQERYVYPGALLKSRGASLAAHRINSNLSELQGVRGARLRSVKLAKGIVLVEELPVAGVTIQATDAAPLPLTGQRDPCRQAKMRRVMKEIGGHVTCSPNFALFASDISASAVAPNDPYYYLQYGPAQMNLTSAWDTTVGSSEVVVQVIDTGIQYTHPDLAANIWTNPGEVAGNGIDDDANGYIDDLHGINAITNSGDPMDDHYHGTHVAGIIGAVGNNGVGVAGAAWSVKMIASKFLSSTGSGSTSNAIKSINYGTMLRNRGVNLIASNNSWGGGSYNSVLASAIADAGNAGIMFVAAAGNAAQNTDTTPSYPACYSSNNVISVASNNSAGNLSYFSNYGASTVDISAPGESIISTVPTNSYSTLSGTSMAAPQITGLLVLAQSMCPNRFSVGGLKDILLNSGTVTPALSGKVATSAIANAAGVVAAASALCNSSLTPTTSPTATQTTPPADTSTPTPTPTPTPTTDITASPVPTSAPSPTTAPTIIPTAAPTSTPTPTRTATITSTSTATPTPTSTPTPTMTSTPTLLPTQTFTPRPTRTATPTATPTRTATATATRTATRTPTPTRTATRTPTLTPTRTPTPTRTATRTPQPTSTSSPTRIKTPTPTPTAMATPQQSSGSKRTSNKPTPPSFWGGF